Proteins co-encoded in one Saprospira grandis genomic window:
- a CDS encoding type I restriction-modification system subunit M produces MTQQQLEKYLWGAATYLRGTIDAGDYKQYIFPLLFYKRICDVWDEEYEEALAESDGDLEYAAFAENHRFQLAEGAHWKEVRAVTTNVGLALQKAMREIEKANPDTLYGIFGDANWSNKNRLSDETLLNLIEHYSQEKLNMKNVSDDKLGNAYEYLIKQFADDSGHTAAEFYTNRTVVKLMTLIMDPKAGESVYDPTCGSGGLLLNCALHLKSEGKEYRSLKLYGQEINLITSAIARMNMFMHGIEDFHIVRGDTLSDPAFMQDDALQKFNVILANPPYSIKQWDRSSFENDPWGRNIWGTPPQGCADYAFEQHVQQSLDEDNGRSICLWPHGILFRDNEKLMRKEMIKTDTIDCIIALGKNLFYNSSMESALLIRRTNKDKKKIGKILFINAFDQVKDEKTISYLLDKHINNIYKAYKDYKDVDGFAKVVTNEEILKNDGSLLVTKYVKSSRLVEDNILSLSEAYKQWNVSGERLKDHMTKLLNEL; encoded by the coding sequence ATGACCCAACAACAACTCGAAAAATATCTCTGGGGTGCGGCCACCTACCTACGTGGCACCATCGATGCGGGGGACTACAAGCAATACATCTTTCCTTTATTATTTTACAAGCGAATTTGTGATGTATGGGATGAGGAATATGAAGAAGCCCTAGCAGAAAGTGATGGGGATTTGGAATATGCCGCCTTTGCAGAAAACCACCGCTTTCAGTTGGCCGAAGGGGCCCATTGGAAAGAGGTGAGAGCTGTAACAACGAATGTAGGTCTTGCTTTGCAAAAAGCCATGCGAGAGATTGAAAAAGCCAATCCCGATACCCTTTATGGCATCTTTGGAGATGCCAACTGGAGCAATAAAAACCGATTGAGTGATGAAACCTTGCTCAATCTGATTGAGCATTATTCGCAGGAAAAGCTGAACATGAAAAACGTCTCCGATGATAAATTGGGGAATGCTTATGAGTACCTCATCAAGCAGTTTGCTGATGATAGTGGACATACTGCAGCAGAGTTCTATACCAATCGTACGGTAGTCAAGTTGATGACCTTGATTATGGATCCTAAAGCTGGGGAGAGCGTCTATGATCCTACCTGTGGCTCTGGGGGACTCTTATTGAACTGTGCCCTACATCTAAAATCTGAAGGCAAAGAATACCGTAGCCTCAAGCTCTACGGGCAAGAGATCAATCTCATTACTTCTGCGATTGCTCGGATGAATATGTTTATGCATGGGATAGAGGACTTTCATATTGTGCGGGGAGATACCCTTTCTGATCCTGCCTTTATGCAAGATGATGCCCTGCAAAAATTTAATGTAATTCTGGCCAATCCGCCTTATTCCATCAAACAATGGGATCGTTCTAGCTTTGAGAATGATCCTTGGGGGCGTAATATCTGGGGGACTCCGCCGCAGGGTTGTGCGGATTATGCTTTTGAGCAGCATGTTCAGCAGAGTTTAGATGAGGACAATGGCCGTTCCATATGTTTATGGCCTCATGGTATATTATTTCGTGATAATGAAAAGTTGATGCGTAAGGAAATGATAAAGACCGATACTATAGATTGTATCATTGCTTTAGGCAAAAATTTATTTTACAATTCATCAATGGAATCTGCACTGTTAATTAGGAGAACTAATAAGGATAAAAAGAAAATTGGAAAAATTTTATTCATCAATGCATTTGACCAAGTAAAAGACGAAAAAACTATCTCATATCTCCTTGACAAACACATTAACAATATATATAAGGCATATAAAGATTACAAGGATGTTGATGGTTTCGCTAAAGTTGTAACAAATGAAGAAATTCTGAAAAACGATGGTTCTCTTCTTGTAACTAAATATGTCAAATCATCTCGTCTTGTCGAAGATAATATTCTGTCCTTATCAGAAGCCTATAAACAATGGAATGTATCTGGAGAAAGATTAAAAGATCATATGACTAAATTGCTAAATGAACTATAA
- a CDS encoding restriction endonuclease subunit S, with protein sequence MKLNVDKKNWRFVKLGDVVTKKEENDKENAKNRFTRFLRVKNLNVETLHIYSWEDQGNVELPPTFYKIFRKGQILYPTRNPHLRRAALASFDGICGEKTLTLEPNNSIVDPSFIPFLFHSQAFYNHTTSAIIGSTNPHVRWRDVANYEFLLPPLEEQGRLAELLWAMDAVVEREKGVLERLEVTKATMFNEMRKLRQRSYDLLENLSLKISSGGTPSRQKSKIYFEQGEIHWVKTKELNDGIIYDTEEKITEIGLKNSSAKMYPKNTILLAMYGATVGKLGVINNTMSCNQACCAIIPNLEKVDTWFLFYYLLALRKRLISLSVGSAQPNISASLIKKLKIPSIPLNEQKKFSTKLYFIDQTVKSVKSQITHSQSLQKSLINQIF encoded by the coding sequence ATGAAATTAAATGTGGATAAAAAGAACTGGAGGTTTGTAAAGCTAGGAGATGTTGTTACTAAAAAAGAAGAAAATGATAAGGAAAATGCCAAAAATCGCTTTACTCGTTTTTTAAGAGTAAAAAATCTTAATGTAGAAACTTTACATATTTATTCTTGGGAAGATCAGGGAAATGTTGAGTTACCTCCAACATTCTACAAAATTTTCAGAAAAGGACAAATACTTTACCCTACTAGAAATCCACATTTACGACGAGCCGCTTTAGCCTCATTTGATGGTATATGTGGAGAAAAAACATTAACATTAGAACCAAATAACAGTATAGTTGACCCTAGTTTCATTCCATTCCTTTTTCATAGTCAAGCTTTTTATAATCATACAACATCTGCTATTATTGGATCTACTAATCCTCATGTGAGATGGCGAGATGTCGCCAACTACGAATTCCTCCTCCCCCCTTTAGAGGAGCAGGGTCGTTTGGCGGAATTGCTTTGGGCGATGGATGCTGTGGTGGAGAGGGAGAAGGGGGTGTTGGAGCGGTTGGAGGTGACTAAAGCAACTATGTTTAATGAAATGCGCAAATTAAGACAGCGGTCATATGACTTACTAGAAAATCTAAGCCTAAAAATTTCTTCAGGAGGAACTCCAAGTCGGCAAAAATCAAAAATATATTTTGAACAAGGAGAAATACACTGGGTAAAAACTAAAGAACTAAATGACGGAATAATATATGATACCGAAGAAAAAATAACTGAAATAGGGCTTAAAAATTCAAGCGCAAAAATGTATCCAAAGAATACAATTCTCCTAGCAATGTATGGAGCAACTGTAGGAAAACTAGGAGTTATTAACAATACTATGTCCTGTAATCAAGCATGTTGTGCTATTATACCTAACCTTGAAAAGGTAGACACTTGGTTTTTATTTTACTACCTATTAGCCTTACGAAAAAGGTTAATCTCTCTATCTGTAGGATCTGCACAACCTAACATTAGTGCCTCCTTGATAAAGAAATTAAAGATACCATCTATACCTCTAAATGAACAAAAAAAGTTCTCTACTAAATTATACTTTATTGATCAAACTGTTAAATCAGTAAAATCTCAAATCACTCACTCCCAATCCTTACAAAAGTCCTTGATTAATCAGATATTTTAA
- a CDS encoding sacsin N-terminal ATP-binding-like domain-containing protein has product MNHNSSLNIVDPDDPAEIEKRNNRKLTADKIRQILSKVLERRSASERRWIWELMQNAKDVPNKFGSVSIQIVLEPEQLTFRHNGNPFSLKNIFSLIQQVSSKDSTNQNESVTGKFGTGFISTHLLSEIIKVKGVVRHKNTHRSFEVLLDRKGDTSEELLPKIEKALDKIRQIEDNNLYPIFHDYEEQRTESDYDTAFIYELNSEARFKSAKAGLDDLINTLPQTLANLKVIKRVEVLDRTGAVEEKQVYECRIVEETEIFRKATIDILGANSKNFICFLLENLVLLAEVNNFGEMQLQEAFGKQPYLFRDFPLIGSEKFYFPFIINGFKFNPTEDRDGILLHSFESNDANQNRSYIEKAIDGALEFSKWLIDHNAKNRFVCAFNRLPDEKWEDQSKEWYLTYQKDWRQKLLDLLLVETTQGITSLRRSTIPNYGNRHIKHEVKFQFYDLAMPILGKDKIPKRDLLIDWIDVLGPEGEQETWGINIQTDLEDLLKLVANATTKEELSRRHFDSISSTEEWLNTLYAFLTQEKKTELFDQYQIIPNQNGEFKFIGSLYLEDRESPIPDVFLDILKDIDGDLDWRGDLIDRNVRLPNQNIEKRSLTDIKECINTILKKRQPNNNNVFENTFSNRQDSLSILIRLTSIVDKRPTNDDIRANIFNKAKDLFKLEQSFNIVPGSKNFNYEPALKLLIEKINLKIQEYNNLPRLSAQLELDIEPTVLWLNDYLSILSKDTYSTLLNVGNIIPNRKDEFCAYEDIKSFGEEGVPLNDDLIKILYRLDNKEDWAQFLVRDGITIKFTDKKTFNDLGATITDFIKQIEVETANDPTYINTYKDALLDLIDWSNENIKLTRDYLNVFEDKAKEIFFKLTLEGSSISMNSIKMLQNENNIELLNELSKSDIDKHQLKKIIEIAGKLGSLGKILSHAKELLDTEEDFQFKMKIGTQVENIFKEALNNQGLNAEVIHHGKGPFDLEIKNSNNNKSFFIELKSFKQGSTAPLHFAESQANFAIQSPHNYAVCLLARPSSTEEITISYIQQASKFRMCLTPIFQAALNDLATFNNILTKNHLHLVFMEYIRIKVNKDIMLENPISFTTIVSQIKNYLA; this is encoded by the coding sequence ATGAATCATAATTCTAGTTTAAACATTGTCGACCCTGATGATCCTGCAGAAATTGAAAAAAGGAACAACCGAAAACTTACAGCTGATAAAATCAGGCAAATACTTAGTAAGGTTTTAGAACGAAGATCTGCATCAGAAAGAAGATGGATTTGGGAGCTAATGCAAAATGCAAAAGACGTTCCTAATAAGTTTGGGAGTGTGTCTATACAAATAGTTCTAGAACCTGAGCAATTAACGTTTAGACATAATGGGAATCCTTTCTCATTAAAGAATATTTTCAGTTTGATCCAACAAGTAAGTTCAAAGGATTCTACAAACCAGAATGAATCAGTAACAGGTAAGTTTGGGACGGGTTTCATAAGCACGCACCTTCTTTCAGAAATCATAAAAGTTAAAGGTGTTGTAAGGCATAAAAATACACATCGGTCTTTTGAGGTATTACTAGATCGAAAAGGAGACACTAGTGAGGAACTTTTACCCAAAATTGAAAAGGCACTAGATAAAATTAGGCAGATAGAAGACAACAATCTCTATCCGATCTTTCATGACTATGAGGAGCAGAGAACAGAAAGTGATTATGATACAGCCTTTATTTATGAGTTAAACTCTGAAGCTAGATTTAAGTCTGCTAAAGCTGGGTTAGATGATTTAATCAACACTCTTCCTCAGACTTTAGCTAACTTAAAAGTAATTAAGAGAGTTGAGGTGCTAGACAGAACTGGAGCAGTAGAAGAAAAGCAAGTCTATGAATGTAGAATTGTTGAAGAAACTGAAATTTTCCGTAAAGCAACTATTGATATACTAGGAGCTAATAGTAAAAATTTTATATGTTTTCTGTTAGAAAATTTAGTATTGCTTGCAGAGGTAAATAATTTTGGAGAGATGCAATTACAGGAGGCCTTTGGTAAGCAGCCTTATCTATTCAGAGATTTCCCTTTAATTGGTTCTGAAAAGTTTTATTTTCCATTTATTATCAATGGGTTTAAATTCAATCCGACTGAGGACAGAGACGGAATTTTACTACATAGTTTTGAAAGCAATGATGCCAATCAAAATCGTAGCTATATTGAAAAAGCTATAGACGGAGCTCTTGAATTTTCAAAGTGGTTAATTGATCACAATGCTAAAAATCGCTTTGTTTGTGCGTTTAATCGACTCCCTGATGAAAAGTGGGAGGATCAATCTAAAGAGTGGTATCTGACCTATCAAAAAGACTGGAGACAGAAATTACTAGATTTACTATTAGTTGAAACAACTCAAGGGATTACGTCTCTAAGAAGGAGTACTATACCTAACTATGGCAACCGCCATATAAAACATGAGGTAAAATTTCAATTCTATGATTTGGCTATGCCTATTCTAGGTAAAGATAAGATTCCTAAAAGAGATCTTTTAATTGACTGGATTGACGTTTTAGGTCCTGAAGGAGAACAAGAAACTTGGGGGATTAACATTCAAACTGACTTAGAGGATCTTCTAAAATTAGTTGCGAATGCTACTACAAAGGAAGAGCTAAGCCGTCGACATTTTGATTCAATTAGCTCAACTGAAGAATGGTTAAATACTCTTTATGCTTTTTTAACTCAAGAAAAAAAGACTGAACTCTTTGATCAGTATCAAATTATTCCAAATCAAAACGGTGAATTCAAGTTTATTGGAAGTCTTTATTTGGAAGACAGGGAGTCTCCTATTCCTGACGTCTTTTTAGATATACTAAAAGATATAGATGGAGATTTGGACTGGCGAGGTGATTTAATTGATAGAAATGTGCGCCTTCCTAATCAAAACATTGAAAAAAGGAGTCTAACAGATATAAAGGAGTGTATTAACACTATCCTAAAAAAAAGACAACCCAACAATAACAACGTATTTGAAAATACTTTTTCAAATCGCCAGGATAGTTTATCCATACTCATACGTTTAACATCTATCGTAGATAAGAGACCTACAAATGATGACATAAGAGCTAATATTTTCAACAAAGCAAAAGACTTATTCAAGCTTGAGCAGAGTTTTAATATAGTTCCTGGCTCAAAGAATTTCAACTATGAACCAGCTTTAAAACTACTTATTGAAAAGATTAACCTTAAAATTCAAGAGTACAACAACCTACCTAGACTATCGGCACAGTTGGAGCTAGATATTGAGCCTACTGTATTATGGCTTAATGACTATTTATCTATTTTATCCAAGGATACCTATAGCACTCTTCTTAATGTGGGAAATATTATCCCTAATAGAAAAGACGAATTTTGTGCTTATGAGGACATAAAAAGCTTTGGGGAAGAAGGAGTCCCCTTAAATGATGATCTTATTAAGATATTATATAGACTAGACAACAAGGAAGACTGGGCGCAATTTTTAGTTCGAGACGGTATTACAATAAAGTTTACAGACAAAAAAACTTTCAATGACTTAGGGGCCACTATTACAGACTTTATCAAACAGATTGAAGTTGAAACTGCAAATGACCCGACATATATCAATACCTATAAAGATGCTTTACTAGATCTTATTGATTGGTCTAATGAAAATATTAAGCTAACAAGGGACTATCTTAATGTGTTTGAAGACAAGGCTAAAGAAATCTTCTTTAAATTGACCTTAGAGGGAAGTAGTATAAGTATGAACTCTATAAAAATGCTTCAAAATGAAAATAATATTGAATTATTAAATGAGCTATCTAAGTCAGATATTGACAAACATCAACTAAAAAAAATAATTGAAATTGCAGGTAAACTTGGTAGCTTAGGTAAAATCTTATCACATGCAAAAGAACTACTTGACACTGAGGAAGATTTTCAATTCAAGATGAAAATCGGGACTCAGGTCGAAAATATATTTAAAGAGGCTTTAAACAACCAAGGCCTTAACGCAGAAGTAATACATCATGGTAAAGGTCCTTTTGACTTAGAAATTAAGAATAGTAACAATAATAAGTCTTTTTTCATTGAGCTCAAGTCTTTTAAACAAGGCTCAACCGCCCCTTTACACTTTGCAGAGAGTCAAGCCAATTTTGCAATTCAATCACCTCATAACTATGCAGTTTGTCTATTGGCAAGACCTTCATCTACAGAAGAGATAACTATTTCTTACATCCAGCAAGCATCTAAATTTAGAATGTGCTTAACGCCTATTTTTCAAGCTGCACTAAATGATTTAGCGACATTCAACAATATTCTTACTAAAAATCACCTTCACCTAGTTTTCATGGAATACATTCGTATTAAAGTCAATAAAGACATTATGCTTGAAAACCCCATATCGTTTACTACAATAGTAAGTCAAATTAAAAATTACCTAGCTTAA
- a CDS encoding type I restriction endonuclease subunit R: MPFTELNTIEHYIIQQLTGVNLNKKELKEQAPVYGAQWQYKSGQELGRNMQEILVESELKKALIRLNPSIAAAPERAEEVLHKMRAVLIAVNRTGLVRANEQFASWLLGEKTFAFGKKGMHVPIHLIDFENLENNSYIITNQYHVRARETKIPDVVLLVNGIPLVVGEAKTPIRPAVSWLDGAHEIHAIYENAIPQLFVPNVFSFATEGKELYYGSVRSPLNFWAPWRLQEKDNNNTLVRALGLQEVGDELKSLLSPKVLLDMLQNFAIYTTDKKKRRIKIVARFQQYEGANMIVDRVKEGRIKKGLIWHFQGSGKSFLMLFAAQKLRKVAELRSPTVIVLVDRVDLDTQITGTFNAADVSNMVGVNSIAELQNLLERDTRKILISTIFKFKDAKANLNTRDNIIVLVDEAHRTQEGDLGRMMRAALPNAFLFGLTGTPINKADKNTFWAFGAEEDSSGYMTRYTFQDSIRDKATLPLHFEPRLVNVHIDKDKIDELYAQLTEEMQLDDLSADALGRKVVKMTEFQKAPKRMAAIAKDIAAHFKEKVAPHGFKAMLVAPDRFASVQYKELLDQYFPTDASIVVISTNANDDFEFKQKWGMEKDAQEKALEKFNDPKSPVKFVIVTGKLLTGFDAPILQTMYLDKPLKAHTLLQAICRTNRLYDGKTFGRIVDYFGVFDDAAKALEFDERSVQTIVSNLQELRDQVDAAMLSCLSHFAGVDRTLEGFEGLEAAQEAIKDDASKDAFAGDYVFLSKLWESLSPDPVLNKHKQDYRWLTEVYQSVKPSSDNIGKLLWHSLGAKTLELIHSSIEVDGVSDDLSEFVLDADVIEDIFNNPNPKDIKKLELDLIKRFKKHKGNASFKALSERLEKLRDKAEAGLIKSIDFIKELCKLAQETVQAEKEALSQAEQKDAKTALTELFLEAKTAQTPAVVTRLVNDIDSIVKVVRFDGWQTSASGEREVQKSLRKTLLKYKLHKEHELFERAYEYIKEYY, encoded by the coding sequence ATGCCCTTCACCGAACTCAACACCATAGAACACTACATCATTCAGCAGCTCACAGGCGTCAATCTCAACAAAAAGGAGTTGAAAGAGCAAGCGCCGGTATATGGAGCCCAGTGGCAATATAAATCGGGCCAAGAGCTGGGTCGAAATATGCAGGAGATTTTAGTTGAATCTGAGCTAAAAAAGGCCTTGATTCGATTGAATCCTTCGATTGCGGCAGCGCCTGAACGAGCTGAGGAGGTCTTACATAAGATGCGAGCGGTTTTGATTGCAGTGAATCGGACAGGTTTGGTACGAGCAAATGAGCAATTTGCCAGTTGGTTGTTGGGGGAAAAGACCTTTGCTTTTGGTAAAAAGGGGATGCATGTTCCCATTCACCTCATTGATTTTGAAAATCTGGAGAACAATAGCTATATCATTACGAATCAATATCATGTTCGAGCTAGAGAAACTAAGATTCCTGATGTTGTGCTATTGGTGAATGGGATTCCTTTGGTTGTAGGGGAAGCCAAAACGCCTATACGGCCTGCAGTATCTTGGTTAGATGGGGCTCATGAGATTCATGCTATTTATGAAAATGCCATCCCTCAGCTTTTTGTGCCTAATGTCTTTTCCTTTGCAACTGAAGGCAAAGAGCTCTACTATGGTTCGGTCCGCTCGCCGCTCAACTTTTGGGCACCTTGGCGACTACAAGAAAAAGACAATAATAATACTTTAGTAAGGGCCTTAGGGCTACAGGAAGTTGGAGACGAATTAAAAAGTCTGCTTTCTCCTAAGGTTTTGTTAGATATGCTACAAAACTTTGCCATTTACACTACGGATAAGAAAAAACGCAGGATCAAGATTGTTGCTCGTTTTCAGCAGTATGAGGGAGCCAATATGATTGTTGATCGGGTGAAAGAAGGCCGAATCAAAAAAGGCTTAATTTGGCATTTTCAGGGCTCGGGAAAGTCTTTTCTGATGCTTTTTGCTGCTCAAAAGCTGAGAAAAGTAGCAGAATTGCGTTCTCCTACGGTCATTGTTTTAGTTGATCGGGTTGATTTAGATACACAAATCACAGGAACGTTCAATGCCGCCGATGTTTCTAATATGGTTGGAGTAAATAGTATCGCTGAACTACAGAACTTACTAGAGAGAGATACTCGAAAAATACTGATTAGCACCATTTTCAAATTCAAAGATGCTAAAGCCAATCTCAATACTAGAGATAATATCATTGTGTTAGTAGATGAGGCCCATAGAACGCAGGAAGGAGACCTTGGCCGAATGATGCGGGCGGCATTACCTAATGCTTTCTTATTTGGATTGACAGGGACTCCGATCAACAAAGCCGATAAAAATACTTTTTGGGCCTTTGGAGCGGAAGAAGATAGCAGTGGCTATATGACCCGCTATACTTTTCAAGACTCTATTCGAGATAAAGCCACACTCCCCCTGCACTTTGAGCCTCGTTTGGTTAATGTACATATTGACAAAGATAAAATTGATGAGCTCTATGCGCAGCTTACAGAGGAAATGCAACTAGATGACTTATCTGCGGATGCACTAGGACGAAAAGTGGTCAAGATGACTGAATTTCAAAAGGCTCCTAAACGAATGGCAGCAATTGCAAAAGATATTGCTGCACATTTTAAAGAGAAAGTAGCGCCTCATGGTTTTAAAGCGATGTTGGTTGCTCCTGATCGTTTTGCCTCTGTCCAATACAAAGAGCTTTTAGATCAATATTTCCCAACAGATGCTAGCATTGTAGTAATTTCGACCAATGCCAATGATGATTTTGAGTTTAAGCAAAAATGGGGAATGGAAAAAGATGCGCAGGAAAAAGCTTTAGAAAAGTTCAACGATCCTAAATCCCCAGTCAAATTTGTTATTGTTACTGGAAAACTCCTGACTGGTTTTGATGCGCCTATTCTACAGACAATGTATCTAGACAAGCCACTGAAGGCGCATACCCTTCTTCAGGCTATTTGTCGTACTAATCGCTTGTATGATGGTAAAACATTTGGTCGAATTGTAGATTATTTTGGAGTCTTTGATGATGCAGCTAAAGCCTTAGAATTTGATGAGCGTTCTGTTCAAACAATAGTATCCAACCTACAGGAGTTGAGAGATCAGGTAGATGCAGCCATGCTCAGCTGTCTATCGCATTTTGCTGGAGTAGATAGAACCCTTGAAGGTTTTGAAGGCTTAGAAGCCGCTCAAGAAGCAATCAAAGATGATGCAAGCAAAGATGCCTTTGCAGGAGACTACGTTTTTCTATCCAAACTTTGGGAATCACTATCGCCCGATCCGGTTCTGAATAAACACAAACAAGATTACCGTTGGTTGACAGAAGTGTATCAATCTGTAAAACCTTCCTCAGATAATATTGGAAAGCTACTTTGGCATAGCTTAGGCGCTAAAACCTTAGAACTCATTCACAGTAGTATTGAGGTTGATGGAGTTTCAGATGATTTGTCAGAGTTTGTATTAGATGCTGATGTGATTGAAGATATTTTCAATAATCCGAACCCAAAAGACATTAAAAAACTGGAGCTTGACTTAATTAAGCGTTTCAAAAAACATAAAGGCAATGCATCTTTTAAAGCCTTGAGTGAACGCTTAGAAAAATTAAGAGATAAAGCAGAGGCTGGACTAATAAAAAGTATCGATTTCATTAAAGAGCTTTGCAAATTGGCTCAAGAGACTGTGCAGGCGGAAAAAGAAGCACTCAGCCAGGCTGAACAAAAGGATGCAAAAACAGCTCTTACGGAACTATTCCTAGAGGCAAAAACAGCGCAAACGCCTGCAGTAGTAACCCGTTTGGTTAATGATATTGATTCGATTGTAAAAGTAGTGCGTTTTGATGGCTGGCAAACTTCTGCTAGTGGAGAACGAGAGGTACAAAAATCTTTGCGTAAAACACTGCTAAAATATAAACTACATAAAGAGCATGAGCTTTTTGAAAGGGCTTATGAGTATATCAAGGAGTATTATTAA
- a CDS encoding PD-(D/E)XK nuclease family protein yields the protein MTEVTQHLLTQTATIGRLYDKIEKSQGLRFNIFELLNVQYDEVSTHSAFIADLLDPRGSHDRGSIFLKAFYDSILTELKFDPAANYEVAVEHYIGKKQEKREGELIF from the coding sequence ATGACAGAAGTTACCCAACATCTACTCACACAAACTGCGACTATAGGCAGGCTCTATGATAAAATAGAAAAAAGCCAGGGGCTTCGCTTCAATATCTTTGAGCTGTTGAATGTTCAATATGATGAGGTATCTACTCATTCAGCATTTATTGCTGACTTACTAGACCCCAGGGGAAGCCATGATAGGGGAAGCATTTTCCTTAAGGCATTCTATGATTCTATTTTAACCGAACTTAAATTTGATCCCGCAGCTAATTATGAGGTTGCTGTGGAGCACTACATTGGAAAAAAACAGGAAAAGAGGGAGGGCGAATTGATATTTTAG
- a CDS encoding PD-(D/E)XK nuclease family protein, giving the protein MENKIRASEQENQLMRYFTFIQKNGHADAILLYLTLNGCESIDKTLSTGKEYTAISYATHILQWLESCTQLAANHPTLRETIVQYVQLIQKLTNQHSNQLMNKEIAAVILKNSSNLKAFFDLQGMGPYIKDQLIKKLEEDITEFCRSSGKVELSKFNLSYKEYTGFEIHNDFLRSKNLAICFEFDLANLSDFCLGFIYIDQNKPTNKQYIKKLQEEFISTFGKHQSSAFWPSYISMPKYTNWDEQTFLAIQDGSFLKAIIESINKLLECAADAE; this is encoded by the coding sequence ATTGAAAATAAGATTCGTGCCTCTGAGCAAGAGAATCAGTTAATGAGATATTTTACCTTTATCCAAAAAAATGGTCATGCTGATGCGATATTGCTTTATCTAACTTTAAATGGATGTGAATCCATAGATAAAACACTTTCTACAGGGAAGGAGTACACGGCTATTTCTTATGCGACTCATATTCTTCAATGGCTAGAGTCCTGTACTCAACTTGCAGCCAACCACCCTACTTTAAGAGAGACTATTGTCCAGTATGTACAGCTCATTCAAAAATTAACGAATCAACATTCCAATCAGCTTATGAATAAAGAAATAGCAGCTGTTATATTAAAAAATTCGTCAAATCTAAAAGCTTTTTTCGATTTACAAGGAATGGGGCCCTACATCAAAGACCAGTTAATCAAAAAACTCGAAGAAGATATTACAGAATTTTGTAGGTCCTCAGGCAAAGTTGAACTGTCTAAATTCAATCTTTCTTATAAAGAATACACAGGATTCGAAATCCATAACGATTTCTTAAGGTCTAAGAACCTAGCTATTTGTTTCGAGTTTGACTTGGCCAATCTAAGCGACTTTTGTTTAGGGTTCATCTACATAGATCAAAACAAACCCACCAACAAGCAATATATCAAAAAACTCCAAGAAGAATTCATCTCAACCTTTGGAAAACATCAAAGCTCTGCTTTCTGGCCCTCTTATATTAGCATGCCCAAATATACCAATTGGGACGAGCAAACCTTCTTAGCTATTCAGGATGGCAGTTTCCTAAAAGCTATAATCGAGAGTATTAACAAGTTGCTAGAATGTGCTGCTGATGCAGAATAA
- a CDS encoding alpha-ketoglutarate-dependent dioxygenase AlkB family protein, producing the protein MDLFSQEEGPIRSGFQKHILVGGELWVMPNFLSAEKAAAYYRQIKETINWRQEKIKMYGKTHPLPRLTAWHADAGYHYKYAGILCRPDPWTPALLEIKQQIEQLLPRQKFNSVLLNLYRDGHDKMGWHADDEKELGVNPTIASVSLGAIRRFDLKHRKNKALKLQIALSPGSLLLMTGGLQHHWLHQVPAQKRVRAARINLTYRKIIGGSQP; encoded by the coding sequence ATGGACTTATTTTCTCAGGAAGAAGGCCCTATTCGGTCGGGGTTTCAGAAGCATATTTTAGTGGGAGGGGAGCTTTGGGTCATGCCAAATTTTTTGTCGGCAGAAAAAGCCGCTGCTTACTATCGGCAAATAAAAGAAACGATCAATTGGCGGCAAGAAAAAATTAAAATGTATGGAAAAACCCATCCTTTACCGAGATTAACGGCTTGGCATGCAGATGCGGGCTATCATTATAAATATGCGGGCATTTTGTGTCGGCCAGATCCATGGACCCCAGCGCTTTTAGAGATCAAGCAGCAAATCGAGCAGCTCCTGCCGAGGCAGAAATTCAACAGTGTATTATTGAATCTTTATCGAGATGGGCATGATAAAATGGGTTGGCATGCTGATGATGAGAAAGAGTTGGGGGTAAATCCAACGATTGCCTCTGTGAGTCTTGGGGCGATCAGGCGTTTTGATTTAAAACATAGAAAAAACAAGGCATTAAAGCTGCAAATAGCCTTAAGTCCGGGCTCATTGCTGCTCATGACAGGCGGCTTACAGCATCATTGGTTGCATCAGGTTCCGGCTCAAAAAAGGGTACGGGCGGCTAGAATCAACCTCACTTACCGAAAAATTATAGGGGGGAGTCAGCCTTAA